In Candidatus Sodalis pierantonius str. SOPE, one DNA window encodes the following:
- the cdd gene encoding cytidine deaminase, translating into MIARFAPALTAIDQPLRDALAPLLDHNDFAGWLSAGQVKELLQVCDLDEDALCFSLLPLAAACAVTPLSHFNVGAIARGISGNLYFGANMEFHAAPLQQTVHAEQSAIAHAWLRGEKRLRAVTVNYTPCGHCRQFMNELNSGTDLILCLPERPAATLASYLPDAFGPRDLAIQSQLLDEIDHHFATVTWLDHGLQAAAPADNAPLVNAALGAASQSHAPYSQSHSGVALQTRDGRIYAGRYAENAAFNPSLPPLQSALILMNASGDDSRQITRAVLAERQNAPITQWPATAATLAALGCHEVHHLAISL; encoded by the coding sequence ATGATTGCTCGTTTTGCACCGGCGCTGACCGCGATCGACCAACCTTTACGGGATGCGCTGGCGCCGTTGCTCGATCATAACGACTTCGCCGGCTGGCTGAGCGCTGGTCAGGTCAAGGAACTTCTACAGGTCTGCGACCTTGACGAAGACGCATTATGTTTCTCGCTGCTGCCGCTCGCTGCCGCCTGTGCCGTCACACCGCTTTCCCATTTTAATGTGGGCGCTATCGCACGCGGCATCAGCGGCAATCTGTATTTCGGCGCCAATATGGAATTTCACGCCGCGCCGCTGCAGCAAACGGTGCATGCGGAACAAAGCGCCATCGCCCACGCCTGGCTGCGGGGTGAGAAACGTCTGCGGGCAGTGACGGTCAATTATACCCCCTGCGGCCACTGCCGGCAGTTCATGAATGAATTGAACAGCGGCACCGATTTGATTCTCTGTCTTCCCGAGCGCCCCGCCGCAACGCTTGCGAGTTATCTTCCCGACGCGTTCGGTCCGCGTGATCTCGCCATTCAAAGCCAGCTACTCGATGAGATAGACCATCATTTCGCCACCGTGACATGGCTAGACCATGGGCTGCAAGCGGCCGCTCCCGCCGATAACGCGCCTTTGGTAAACGCGGCCCTTGGTGCGGCCAGCCAGAGCCATGCACCCTACAGCCAAAGCCATAGCGGTGTCGCGCTACAGACGCGGGATGGCCGCATCTATGCGGGACGCTATGCGGAAAACGCCGCCTTTAATCCTAGCCTGCCGCCGCTGCAAAGCGCGTTAATCTTAATGAACGCCAGCGGCGACGATAGCCGTCAGATAACGCGGGCGGTGTTGGCCGAGCGGCAAAATGCGCCGATAACGCAATGGCCGGCCACCGCCGCCACCCTTGCCGCGCTGGGCTGCCACGAGGTGCATCATCTAGCAATCTCTCTTTGA